The Litchfieldia alkalitelluris genome has a window encoding:
- a CDS encoding restriction endonuclease-like protein, with the protein MMVLPHSGLAKEEVELVTIETKDFSLIIKGKPFHERYVGLQEYRKLNKQDVMLFDVKGSNIDEIKVFNIDKQEQDNNFDHLRPIFFENGIYQVMVSPKEDKDLSFYHEHPLLRNAIDRVKIGKSYVLLGNLQFQNEIGYSTFEIRENKDTLLEVTLEIFPTKLDYKDDYRKLLEEVNDEIYNLAFHFLKKTYHSAKTRLEGNPSPAEFFRLISVYFTSFIKSIEQIERQPHHRLEKRYDMVRGDRLKHIDSFGRDYLRKNSQVFLEVDHGIRFCKQKYMPIKGMSVKKEITYDTHENRLVKWMMLRLFWKLEDMNERLGNNRRWNEGERDKEILELVTEMKRKLESKLKSSLWKDLPKPNRTISSLVLQLAPGYRDAYQIFLTVSKGLTLQSGIYKMSVKDVATLYEYWTYLKLGQILGKKYELISQDIIKVNREGLYVNLEANRQATRIYKHPVTNEKIILTYQKYEGNLPTISQKPDTMLSIGKKGEDYSFNYVFDAKYRIDFASSGSYYGNKYVTPGPMEEDINTMHRYRDSIVAEQGGGPYERTAFGAYVLFPWDQEHLYQDHHFYKSIEKVNIGGFPFLPNATNMVERFVENLIEKSPEEIQKEGILPRGSIEKWKETIQEKVLVGVVSTFEEYQYSIQNLAYKISTSSLRKGWQEAKYIALYLTKEVGGKNGVVCYGKIVHVDINNSYVNFHIEIWKDLSKVIKPVNYGLATYMVTTLNNLEDASELPELFMKSEEERVIWKMLRRVSDKIKIDLDHSTIDEAKRVNKYEVKDVEITLKHQEGLVEFSSVTDTNIVKVEELLNSPSHVFKILMTYFK; encoded by the coding sequence ATGATGGTTTTACCTCATTCTGGATTAGCTAAGGAAGAAGTAGAGCTTGTTACCATTGAAACCAAAGACTTTTCACTTATTATAAAAGGAAAGCCGTTTCATGAAAGATATGTTGGATTGCAAGAATATCGAAAGTTGAATAAACAAGATGTAATGCTTTTTGATGTGAAAGGATCCAATATTGATGAGATAAAAGTTTTTAATATCGATAAACAGGAACAAGATAACAACTTTGATCATTTAAGACCTATTTTCTTTGAAAATGGAATTTATCAGGTAATGGTGTCACCAAAAGAAGACAAAGACTTATCCTTTTATCATGAGCATCCTTTATTGAGAAATGCAATCGATCGGGTCAAGATTGGTAAGTCCTATGTTTTATTAGGTAATCTACAATTCCAAAATGAAATTGGCTATTCAACGTTCGAGATTCGAGAGAATAAGGATACATTATTAGAGGTAACACTTGAGATCTTTCCAACAAAGCTAGACTATAAGGATGATTATCGAAAGCTTTTAGAAGAAGTGAATGATGAGATTTACAATCTTGCTTTTCACTTTCTAAAAAAAACGTATCATAGTGCGAAAACTAGGCTAGAAGGAAACCCATCTCCAGCAGAGTTCTTTCGGTTAATTTCTGTCTATTTTACATCGTTTATAAAGTCAATTGAACAAATTGAACGACAGCCACATCATCGATTAGAAAAAAGGTATGACATGGTGAGAGGTGATCGTCTAAAACACATTGATTCTTTTGGAAGAGATTATCTTCGTAAAAATAGTCAGGTATTTTTAGAAGTTGATCATGGTATCAGATTTTGCAAGCAAAAATACATGCCAATCAAGGGAATGTCTGTTAAAAAAGAAATCACCTATGACACCCATGAAAATCGTCTCGTGAAATGGATGATGTTGAGGTTATTCTGGAAGCTAGAGGACATGAATGAGCGTTTAGGAAATAATAGAAGGTGGAACGAAGGTGAGCGAGATAAGGAAATTCTAGAACTTGTAACAGAAATGAAAAGGAAGTTAGAGTCTAAGTTAAAATCTTCCCTTTGGAAAGACTTACCTAAGCCTAATCGAACCATTTCTAGCCTAGTACTTCAGCTAGCTCCTGGATATAGAGATGCTTATCAAATCTTTTTAACTGTTTCGAAAGGTCTCACCTTGCAAAGTGGCATTTATAAAATGTCTGTAAAAGATGTAGCTACCCTATATGAATACTGGACATATCTCAAGCTAGGGCAAATTCTTGGTAAGAAGTACGAGTTGATTAGTCAAGATATCATTAAGGTGAATAGAGAAGGATTATATGTAAATCTTGAAGCTAATCGCCAAGCTACTAGAATTTACAAACATCCAGTAACAAATGAAAAAATAATACTCACTTATCAAAAATATGAAGGTAACTTGCCTACAATTTCTCAAAAGCCTGACACGATGTTGAGTATAGGGAAGAAGGGTGAAGACTATTCTTTCAATTATGTATTTGATGCAAAATATAGAATTGATTTTGCCTCTTCGGGTAGTTACTACGGCAATAAATATGTCACCCCTGGCCCAATGGAGGAAGATATAAATACGATGCACAGGTACAGAGATTCCATTGTTGCCGAGCAGGGTGGTGGACCTTATGAAAGAACAGCATTCGGTGCATATGTCTTGTTTCCTTGGGATCAAGAGCATCTTTATCAGGACCATCACTTTTACAAAAGTATAGAGAAGGTTAATATCGGAGGATTTCCTTTTTTACCAAATGCAACAAATATGGTGGAGAGGTTTGTTGAGAATTTAATTGAAAAGAGTCCGGAAGAAATTCAGAAGGAAGGTATTCTTCCACGAGGTTCAATTGAAAAATGGAAGGAAACAATCCAAGAAAAGGTTTTGGTTGGAGTAGTTTCTACATTTGAAGAATATCAATACTCTATTCAGAACTTAGCCTATAAAATATCTACCTCTTCCTTAAGAAAAGGTTGGCAGGAAGCAAAGTATATTGCTCTTTACCTAACAAAAGAGGTAGGCGGGAAGAATGGTGTTGTATGCTACGGCAAGATCGTACATGTTGATATAAATAATAGCTACGTTAACTTTCATATTGAGATCTGGAAAGATTTAAGTAAAGTCATTAAACCAGTAAACTATGGGCTAGCCACTTACATGGTAACGACACTTAATAATCTAGAAGATGCTAGTGAGCTACCAGAGCTATTTATGAAATCTGAAGAAGAAAGAGTCATTTGGAAAATGCTGCGGCGAGTGTCTGATAAGATTAAGATCGACCTAGATCACTCAACAATTGATGAAGCAAAAAGAGTAAATAAGTATGAAGTTAAAGATGTTGAAATAACACTTAAACATCAAGAAGGACTTGTTGAATTCAGTTCTGTCACCGATACAAATATAGTCAAAGTTGAAGAACTACTAAATAGTCCTTCACATGTATTTAAAATACTAATGACTTATTTTAAATAG
- a CDS encoding nucleoside triphosphate pyrophosphohydrolase, translating to MSSKYNKLVRDKIPSIIKDSGRRCNVERLNEKEYKSRLKEKLEEEVQEYLDATDQGESLGELADILEVIHALAETHGTSIREVERIRLQKAEERGGFNERILLINTDTFTEDYKEVKVGELVQSTMRNLASSNKLSADKIQFLCDYKYSKRTFDINYPFLIKLQPEIPIDEQGIFNGYNRYWKKPILINGERYLMCSQWYDRNKPKFMNWVQEQN from the coding sequence ATGTCGTCTAAATACAATAAATTAGTTCGTGATAAGATTCCTTCAATCATAAAGGATTCAGGGAGAAGGTGTAATGTTGAAAGATTAAATGAGAAGGAATACAAAAGTAGACTGAAAGAAAAATTGGAAGAAGAAGTACAGGAATACCTTGATGCAACTGATCAGGGCGAATCACTTGGAGAACTTGCAGATATACTTGAAGTAATTCATGCACTAGCAGAAACACACGGTACATCAATTCGAGAGGTTGAAAGAATTCGGTTACAAAAAGCCGAAGAGCGTGGTGGATTTAATGAGCGGATTCTATTGATTAATACTGATACTTTTACGGAGGATTATAAGGAAGTAAAGGTAGGGGAGCTTGTACAATCAACAATGAGAAACCTTGCTAGTTCAAATAAGCTCTCAGCAGATAAGATCCAGTTTTTATGCGATTATAAATATAGTAAAAGAACTTTTGATATAAACTATCCATTTTTAATTAAACTACAACCAGAAATTCCAATAGATGAACAGGGGATTTTCAATGGATATAACCGTTATTGGAAGAAACCAATACTAATCAATGGTGAACGTTATTTAATGTGCAGTCAATGGTATGATCGAAATAAACCTAAATTCATGAATTGGGTCCAAGAGCAAAATTAA
- a CDS encoding ParA family protein: MAVTVSVFNMKGGVGKTTLTVQLAWYMMSERDMRVLVVDLDPQSNASHYLLGPEMYKEYIKNNRKTTKDVFEEYSSPVTSPPSHSPEEYIYSVRSIHDSKLDIIPASLKLSKMLKNPRGKEHALDVFLSHVKEQYDLILIDCPPTESMFTNASYRASQFILVPMKPEFLSTIGLPLIVESTEEFKVEYDRNDLAVAGIVFNVVTKTREADESKEEIKELAAKHHLHVFEEEISYSDSYMRSVREISSINETRYTRRGTTEEFKTFAEAFARRIGL; this comes from the coding sequence TTGGCAGTTACAGTTTCGGTCTTCAACATGAAGGGTGGAGTCGGGAAAACAACCTTAACCGTTCAGTTAGCATGGTATATGATGTCAGAAAGAGACATGAGGGTATTGGTGGTTGATCTTGATCCACAGTCAAATGCAAGTCACTATTTATTAGGGCCGGAGATGTACAAGGAATACATAAAAAATAACAGAAAAACAACAAAGGATGTGTTCGAAGAGTATTCATCACCTGTTACATCACCACCATCTCATTCACCAGAAGAATACATTTATAGTGTACGTTCAATTCATGATTCAAAGCTTGATATTATTCCTGCTTCTCTGAAGCTATCGAAAATGCTCAAGAACCCAAGAGGAAAGGAACATGCTTTAGACGTATTTCTTTCTCATGTGAAAGAACAGTATGACCTTATTTTGATTGATTGTCCACCAACAGAGTCTATGTTTACAAATGCTTCATATCGAGCTAGCCAATTTATTTTGGTGCCGATGAAGCCTGAGTTCCTCTCGACGATTGGTCTTCCATTAATCGTTGAGTCAACGGAAGAGTTCAAGGTGGAATATGATCGAAATGATCTTGCTGTTGCTGGAATTGTGTTTAATGTAGTGACAAAAACCCGAGAAGCCGATGAGTCAAAAGAAGAGATCAAAGAGTTAGCAGCAAAACATCATTTACATGTTTTTGAAGAGGAAATTAGCTATAGTGATTCGTATATGAGAAGTGTAAGAGAAATTAGTTCGATTAATGAGACTAGGTATACCAGAAGAGGAACCACTGAAGAATTTAAAACATTTGCAGAAGCATTTGCAAGGAGAATAGGATTATGA